CATCTTCATCAGACGATCGTCGAGGCTGACGATGCCGAGCCCGTTGTTGCGGCGATAGCCGGAGATCATCGACGCCGCCGCCTTGGCATCGAGCTGCGCATCGGTCGAGGCCATGCTCTCGTAGAAAGTCGGCTTGCTCGGCGGCTTATAGGTCTCGCTCGAGCAGCCGATCAGGCCGCCCGTGAACGAGCACAACGTTATGGCCTGCGCGGCGCGCCAGAAGCCGTCGGCGAACATGAGAATCCCCACCCCGAGCGGGACAAGGACTACCACCGCAAACCTTGACCGAAAGTTGAGCAACCCCGACCTCTGCCCCTAAATCGCCAGCTCTCAGCTGAATTTCATGTTCAGCAGCCGCTCGGCGTTCCCGACCATGATCTTCTTATAGACAGCTGAGTCGAGATTAAGGCCGTCAATGGCCTGGATATGCACCGGAATGGCGGCGAGCGGCGCGTCGGTGGCGAACACCACCCGCTCCGGACCGAAAAAGCTGATCCCGCACGGCAGACCATAGGTCCCGCCAAACATCGCAGTGTCGGCGTAGAACTCCTTGAAATATTCGAGGTGCGGCCGCTTCAGCGAGGACAGCACCTTGGTGTGGTCCTCGTCGACCGTGCGCGAGCCGAGCACGTCCATGCCGGGTCCAATGCGGCCGTCGAAGTATGGGATCATGCCGCCGCCGAGATGGTGCGTGATCAGTTTGAGATTCGGATGGCGATCGTAGATGCCGTCGAACACCAGCCGGCACATCGCGATCGTGGTCTCGTAGGGCCAGCCAAAGCACCACCACATCTCGAAGCGCGAACGTGGCTCGGACGCATAGTCGGACATCGCCGACGTGCGCGCCGGATGAATCCAGATCGGCAGATCGTGCTTCGCCATCGCGGCGAAGAACGGCTTAAAGCGCAGCTCGTCGAGCGGATGCCCGGTGATGTTGGTGAAGGTCTGCACGCCCCTGGCGCCCATCTTGATGGCGCGCTCGGCTTCCGCGATCGAGAAGTCGACGTCGTTCATGTTGACGGCGGCGGCGAAGGCCGGAAAGCGCTTGGGATATTTCGCGACCAGCTCGGCCATCGAGTCGTTGGCGACCTTGGCCAGATTGTTGGCGACCGCTCCCTCGGCGATGTCTTCAATCGGCGGATTGGGCAGTGAGATGATCTGCCGGTAATCGTCACCGATCGCATCCATGTCCTTGAAGCGCAGATCGAGATCGAACAGCTTGCGCACGCTGCGCAGCCGCTTGCCCATGTTGCCGAGCTTCGGCGAGCCGCGCTCCAGCTCCTGGAAGAAACGCTCGGGGAAGATGTGGGTGTAGATGTCGACGATCATGGTCCCTCCGGCAGAATTGCGGCGAGACTATACGGCATCATCAGTCGAGCGAAATACCCGCATCCTTGATGACCTTGGTCCATTTGCCGTGCTCGGCGCGAATGAAGCTGTTCAGGCGTTGCGGTTCGACCGTCATGACGTCACCGCCGACCGCGACGAAGCGAGCTTCGAGCTCCGGCATGGCGGCCGCGATCTCCTTCTGCAGGCGCTCGATCCCGGGCTGCGGCGTATGCACCGGCGCAAACAGGCCGATCCAGGAATCGACATCGAGGCCCCGCACGCCCTGCTCCGCCATGGTCGGCACGTCGGGTGCGTCCCTAAGCCGCTGTGAAGCGAGCACGGCCACGCCCTTGATCTGCTTGCTCTTGAGATAAGGAATGGCCGCGGTCGAGGAATCGAAGAACAGGTCGACACGGCCCGAGATCAAATCTGGATAGACCGCGGAGGAGCTTCGATACGGCACCTCCTGCAGCTTGGCGCCCGTCTGCTTCATGAAGGCCGTGCCAACGACCTGCTGGCCACTGCCGATGCCGGCGTGCGCAAGCCGCAACTCTTCGGGATTTGTCTGGGCCTTCTTGATGAGGGCATCGACCGGCGTGAACGGAAAGTCCGCCGGCGCGATCAGCACGTAAGCGAGCTTGTAGACCACCGCGATTGGCACGAGCTGCGCCAGCGGATCGTAGGGCGGCTTCTTGTACAGCGCCTCGTTGAACACGATGTTGCTCAAGCCACCAACCAGCAGCGTATAACCGTCTGGCTGCGAAGCGATCACCGACTGCGTGCCGACGATGGTGCCCGCGCCGCTGCGATTCTCGACCACGACGCCCTGACCGAGCCGCTTGCTCAACTGATCGGCGACCACGCGGGCCACGACGTCATAGCTTCCAGCCGGCCCCGTCGGCACGACGATCTTGATGGCACGGTTCGGATAGTCGTCAGCCTTCGCTGAAATCGCGCTGACCGAAACGGACACCAAGGCAAGCACTGCCAAACGCGCGCGAACCGTCCAACCCAACGCCATCCCTGTCCTCCCGGCCGTGTCTTTTTATCTACGCCGGCAATCGCCATTCCGCGAAAGCGCAGCCGACGTAGATTTCCTCGAGCGGCGCATAGCCGATCAGGTTGAAACCCTGGTTGCCCGCGGCCGCATGCGCGACCACCCAATTGCGGACCTCGTGGCCGCCGTTGCCGGTGTGCCGCACATCGTGCTCCAGCGTGGCGGCAAGCCTGGCTGGATCGCCGTTTTCGAACAGCGAGATGCAGGTCCGGTCGAAAGCCTCGTCGATCTGGCCCATGCCGGGCTCGCCGATGAAATGGCTCAAGCCGCCCGTTGCAAGCACTGCCACTCGAAGCTTTTGCGGATAGCTCTCGATGGCCGCCCGCAGCATCGAGCCCCAGGCGAGACAGCGCCGCATCGTCGGCATCGGGTCATCGACCTCGTTGACGACGATCGGAACGATCGGCGGGACCGGGTCGATCTCCATGCGCCACAGCGGCAGGCAGAAGCCGTGATCGAGCGTCATGCGGTGCGACAACGATGGATCGAAGTCGCGCTGCAAGGCCGTATCCATAAGGTGCCGGGCGAAACTCGGATGTCCGGTGAGAACCGGATGATTGAAGCGCGTTTTCAGAAACGGCTCGGGCGGCCCGTCATGCTCCTCGCCGATCCCAATGCAGAAGGCCGGAAAATTGTTGAGGAAGAAGTTGCACCAGTGATCCGGAGACACGATCACCAGCACGTCGGGCCGCGTCGCCATCAATCGCTGGCCGACACGTTCGAATCCTTCCGTGACCGACTTGCGCGTGGGCGCCGACAGCGTGTCCCATTCGCGGGCAATCATCGGCCCGTGGCTGGCGGCAAAGACCCCGACGAGATTAGCCATGTGACGCTTGCTCCTTGAATTCCGTGTGGCCGGGCAATTCGTTCAGCCGCCTGATGAACTCCGCGTCCTTGACGCCGAGGATCGCGTAGTAGAATCGCAGCAGATAGGCGTTGGTGCGCGGCACCAGCACGGCGATGTCGTCTTCGATCACGGCACGGCGCACTTCGGCGCTCATCGGGTAGCGCGCCAGCACTGCCTCGCGATCTTTCTTGAACTCGCCAGCGAGCGCCGGCTGCTGCAGATC
The Rhodoplanes sp. Z2-YC6860 genome window above contains:
- a CDS encoding amidohydrolase family protein, with amino-acid sequence MIVDIYTHIFPERFFQELERGSPKLGNMGKRLRSVRKLFDLDLRFKDMDAIGDDYRQIISLPNPPIEDIAEGAVANNLAKVANDSMAELVAKYPKRFPAFAAAVNMNDVDFSIAEAERAIKMGARGVQTFTNITGHPLDELRFKPFFAAMAKHDLPIWIHPARTSAMSDYASEPRSRFEMWWCFGWPYETTIAMCRLVFDGIYDRHPNLKLITHHLGGGMIPYFDGRIGPGMDVLGSRTVDEDHTKVLSSLKRPHLEYFKEFYADTAMFGGTYGLPCGISFFGPERVVFATDAPLAAIPVHIQAIDGLNLDSAVYKKIMVGNAERLLNMKFS
- a CDS encoding Bug family tripartite tricarboxylate transporter substrate binding protein → MALGWTVRARLAVLALVSVSVSAISAKADDYPNRAIKIVVPTGPAGSYDVVARVVADQLSKRLGQGVVVENRSGAGTIVGTQSVIASQPDGYTLLVGGLSNIVFNEALYKKPPYDPLAQLVPIAVVYKLAYVLIAPADFPFTPVDALIKKAQTNPEELRLAHAGIGSGQQVVGTAFMKQTGAKLQEVPYRSSSAVYPDLISGRVDLFFDSSTAAIPYLKSKQIKGVAVLASQRLRDAPDVPTMAEQGVRGLDVDSWIGLFAPVHTPQPGIERLQKEIAAAMPELEARFVAVGGDVMTVEPQRLNSFIRAEHGKWTKVIKDAGISLD